The region GAGCTGCTGACCGCGGCGCTCGCGGCCGGCGTGGCACCGGACGGGCTGGACCGGGCCGGGCTGGACGCGATGGTGCTGGGCAGCCTGGAGGCCAACGGCCCCACCACGGGCCTGGCGCGCGAGGTGTACTCGCCGAGCATCATGTCCGGGTCCGGCGGCATCGCCTACCAGTTGCTGCGGATGCACCCGGACAGCGACCTGCCGTCCGTGCTGCTGTTGGGCGACGGGCCGGCGCGGTGACCGGGGAACCCGACCCGCGCGAGGGCGCGCTGGTCACCCCGCACTGGCAGTTGGACGATGCCGACCGCGCGCCGCGCCGCACCCTGCGCGGCCTGCCGTCGGCCACCTGGCCGGTGCTGGCGATGATCCGGCGCGCCGCGCCCGGTCCCGCGCTCGCCGTCGTGGTGATGCAGGTGGTGTCCGGGCTGGCGGCGGCGTTCGGCCTGTTCGCCACGACCGGCGTGCTCACCGAGCTGCTGGCGAGCGGGGCGGCCGGGGACCGGATCGTCGCCGCCCTGCCGCAGCTGGTGCTGGTGGGCGCGGCGTTCGGGCTGCGCGGCGCGATGGACGTCGGTGTCGCGCTGGCGCACGCCCGGATCACGCCCGCCGTGCGCCGGCTGGCCGAGGAACGCCTGTACTCGGCGAGCCTGGGCGCGGACCTCGCGTCGTTCGACGACTCCCGGTTCTACGACCGGATGCACCGCGCCCGCGACCGCGGCCTGTTCTTCCTGGAACGCGCCGCGGACAACCTGGTCGAGCTGATCGGGTCGCTGCTGGGCATCGCGGCGGCGGCCGGCAGCCTGGTCGTGCTGCACCCCGCGCTGCTCCCGGTGCTGCTGCTGGCGGTCATTCCGGACGGGTGGGCGGTGCAGCGCGCGGCGCGGCTGGCGTACGCGAGCGTCGGGCGCACCGTGGCGCTGGACCGGCGGGTGCAGATGGTGTCGGACCTGGCCACCGAACGCGAACCGGCCGCCGAGATCCGGGCCTACCGGGCGGAGCCGTTCGTGCTGCACGAGTACCGCGTGGCGGCGGACCCGCTGCGGGACGAGGAGGTCCGGCTGGCCACCGCGCAGGCCAGGGTGCGCGGCATCGGCCGCGCGCTGGCCGGTGTCGGCCTCGCGGTGACCTACGTGGTGCTGGGCCTGCTGGTCCGCTACGGCTGGGTGCCGCTCGCCGTCGCGGGTACCGCGGTGATCGCGATCCGGGTCGCCACCACCGCCCTGAACCGGTTGGTGCTGGCCGCGAACCAGTTGGTGGAGCAGGGCATGTACGTCGCCGACTACCAGGACTTCCTGGCCGCTGTTCCCGATTCCTCAGCACCCGATTCCGCTGCTCCCGATCCCTCAGCCCCCGACTCTGCCGCGGGAAAGCCGCCCGGCGCGGGTCCGCCGCCGTTGGACCCCGGCCGGGTCGTGCTCGACCACGTCACGTTCAGCTACCCGGAGAGCGCCCGGACCGCCGTCCGCGACGTCACCCTGACCATCGAGCCGGGCGAGACCGTCGCGCTGGTCGGCGAGAACGGCTCCGGCAAGACCACGCTGGCCAAGCTGATCGCGGGCCTGTACCCGCCGACGTCCGGCCGGGTGCGGTGGGGCGGGCGGGACCTGGCCGACGTGGACCGCCGGCAGGCCGCCGACCGGGTGATGATGGTGCTGCAGGACCCGATCCGCTGGCCGCACACCGCGCGGGTCAACGTCCGCGTCGGCCGGCACGAGCGCCCCGACCCGGCCGGCGCGGCGGTGCGGTCGGCGGCCGGGCAGTCCGGTGCCGACGAGGTCGTGGCGGGCCTGCCCGACGAGTGGGAGACGTTGCTGTCCAAGCAGTTCCGGGGCGGCGTGGAGCTGTCCGGCGGGCAGTGGCAGCGGCTCGCCGTGGCGCGCGGGCTCTACCGCGACGCGCCGCTGCTGATCTGGGACGAGCCGACCGCGCCGCTGGACGCCAAGGCCGAGTTCGCGGTGTACGAGTCGTTGCGCGCGCTGGCCGCCGACCGGACCGTCGTGCTGATCACCCACCGGCTGGCCAGCGTGCGGCACGCCGACCGGATCCTCCTGCTGCACGAGGGGGAACTGGTGGAGCAGGGCACGCACGCGGCGTTGCTCGCCGCCGGCGGCCGGTACGCCGAGCTGTACGAGCTGCAGAGCCGGATGTACGCCGATGCTTGACCTGGTGACGCCGCGGGACGAGCGCTACGCCCTGTCCCGCACCCAGTTCATCGGCCGGCCGGTCGAGGTGCTGCCGCGCGCGGTGGCCCGGTGCGGGTCGGCCGGCGAGGTGGTCGAGGCGCTGGCTTTCGCGCGCTCGCGCGGGCTGCCGTTCGCGATCCGGGGCGGCGGGCACAGCAACGCCTGCCACTCCAGCACGTCCGGGCTGCTGGTCGACGTGACGCCGGCCGACCGGATCACCGTGGCCGACGGGCTGGTCACGGTCGGCGGCGGCGTCCGGATCGGCCGGCTGGCGCGGGCGCTGGCCCCGCTGGGACGGCTGGTCCCGACCGGGTCGTGCCCCTCGGTCGGGGTGGTGGGGGCGGCGCTGGGCGGCGGGTTCGGCAGCCACGGCCGGCTGCACGGGCTGACCTGCGACGCGCTGGTCGGGGCCGAGGTCGTGCTGGCCGACGGCCGGGTGGTCGGGACGGCCGGCGAGCCGGACCTGCTGTGGGCGTTGCGCGGGGCCGGCGGCGGTCTCGGCGTGGTGACCTCGGCGACCTTCCGCACGGTGGCGGCGCTGCCCCGCACGCACTTCCGCCTGGAGTGGGGGTTCGAGCACGCCGCCGCCCTGGTCGCGTGGTGGCAGCGGTGGGCACCGGGCGCGCCGGACGGCGTCTCGGCCGAACTCGTGCTGCTGGGCCCGCAGTACCCCGAGGAGCCGCCGGTGGCGCTGCTGATCGGCGCGGCACCGGACCGGGCGGCGGTGCAGGCGTTCGCCGACGACTTCGGCCGGCCCGCCGTCGCCGAGATCGCCGACCTGTCGGCGGCCGACGCGGCGCTGCTGCACGCGACCCCGTACTCCGCCGTCGCGCACGACCCGTCGGAGATCCCACTGGTGCACGACCGTCCCGGGCTGTCCACCGCGACCACCGGGTTCTTCGCCCGGCCGCTGCCCGATGACGCGGTGGCGGCGCTGCTGGCGCACTTCACCGCCGACCGGGTGATGGGGGAGTTGCGGGAGGTGGCGTTCACGCCGTGGGGCGGCGGGTACGCCCGGACCCCCGGCGACGCCACCGCGTTCGGCCACCGCGACCCGGCGTTCCTGGTCAAGCACACGGTCCTGGTCGGTCCGGGCGGCGCGGCCCGCCGGGGCGAGGTCGTGCTGGCGCGGGCGCGGGCGGGCCGAGACCTGCTGCGCCCCTGGGGGACGGGCGGCGCGTACGTCAACTTCCCCGAGCCGGGCCTGCCCGACCACGCCTACCACGGGGCGAACGCCGCGCGCGTGCGCGCGGTGAAGGCGCACTACGACCCGGGCGGCGCGTTCCGACCCGGGTGAACCGACTGGGGTGAACCGACTGGGGTGACCGGGGACGGGCCCCGGCCACCCCGGGTGACTCAGCGGCGGCCCGGCACCCGGTCCGCGACGATCATCAGGTAGTGGAAGCTGCCCTCGCGGTACGCGGTCAGGAACGACGACTCGACGCCCGTGGCCACCGACGACCTCTCCCGCAGTTCCCAGTACGGGATGGTGTGCGGGGTCAGGTCGACGACCTCGATCGGCACCAGGTTGTTGGCCGCCATCGCCTTGAAGTACGCGCTGCGCGGGTGGACGCTGCACGTGTACCGCTCGTCGATCTGGCTGACCGCCTTCGACCGGCCGCCGGTCAGGTCGTTGTAGCAGCCGGTGATGCAGACGTACCGGCCACCGGGCGCGACCAGCCGGGAGAATTCACCGAACAGGTCGAACAGGTCGACGTACATGGTGGTCTCATTGGTCCACACCCCGCGGAATGCGCCGGTCTCGAAACCGGTGTCGAGCATGTTCCGGAAGTGGAACCGGACCTGGTCCGCGACACCCCACTTGGCGGCCTGGTTGTTGGCGAATTCGACCTGCTTCTCCGAGATGGACACGCCGTCCACCCGGCAGCCGTACCGCCGGTTGGTCATGATGCTGGTGCCGCCGCGACCCGAACCGCCGTCCAGCAGCCGGTCCTGCGGGCCGGTCCCCGCGAACCGGTCGATCAGGAAGTCGGCCTGGGCGGTCTCCAGCCGGTGCAGCTCGGCGATCACCCGTGCGTCACGGGTCTCCTCGGGTCCTACCAGCACGGACTCGTCGTAGGGGCCGATGCCGTAGTGGTGGTGGTAGATCCCGTCGACCTCGCCGAGCCGGATGTTCACCGGGTCCCGTTCGGCGTTCCAGTACGCCGCGACGGACCGCTGGTAGTCGGTGCGCAGGACACCGGGAGCGACAGTGGTCATGGGCGGGTGTTCTCCTTTTTCGTTCGCGCCGATGCGCAACACGATTGCCGGCGAATACAAATGCGGTGAATCGATGTGGAGTGCTGTTTATTCCTCGGTCGCGACCGTGCTCGACGCTAGCATCGGCTATTTGACCGTGTACAGTCACCCGAATGGGTAAGGCGGTGGGCCGAACCGGCGGCCTGCTCCGGTCGGCGCGCCGGCAATACCCGATTCGGTCAACAGGCCGCATTCCGGGGACGGACCGTATTCGTCCGGCCCGGTCCCGGCGGCCCCCGGGACGCCGCGGCGGCGGCACTGCGGGCGCGGTGCCGCCCGGACGGCCGCGCCGGTGGTGACCACGAGTACCGGCCGCGGCTCGGGGTGGCCGGTGCCGGAAGCACCACCGGCCACCCCCGTCTGCCGCAACGGCCCGGCCCCGGCGGACGGGTCAGGCCGAGCCGGTGGCGGTGAGCAGGAACGCGGGCGAGGACCAGTAGTCGAACAGCGGCGTGATCTCCACGTCGGCGAACCCGGCGCGGGTCACCTGCGCGACCCAGGCGGCGGCCGGCTGCTCCCAGGTGGAGCGCACCGCGCCGGGCAGCAGCTGCCCGGTCAGCACCGGCATCAGGAACCCCTGCGCGACGAGGTCGCGGTCGTCGTCGTACTTGGCCAGCCCGCGCTCGTAGGTCTCGGCGAGGAACTCCAGCCGCCGCTGGGGCGACAGGTCGGGCACGTCGAACTCGACCACGGCCAGCGTCCCGACGTGCGGGGCGAGGGCGGCCAGGACCGCGTCGCGGACGTCGTGCGGGAGCGCGTGCAGCGCGAACGTCGACTGGGCCACGTCGTGCCGCCCGGGTCCGGTCACGAACTCCTCGACCCCGGTGTTGCGCGCGTCCACGACCAGCCCGTCGGGCAGCCGCTCGACGGCGGTCCGCAGCAACGCCGTGGACGGCTCCACCACGGTGACCCGGGGCCGGTGGCCGGCCAGTGCGGGCACCAACGCCCGCCCGTCGCCGCACCCGACGTCCAGCAGCGCGCCGGGCCGCACCCGGTCGTAGAGCGCGGTCAACGCCCCGCTCACCGCTTCGTACAGCCCGACGTTCCCGCCGCCGTCGATGAACGCCTGGAACGCGGCCGGCCGGTCGTACACCGTCCCGTCCGCGTCACTGCCCAGGTACTCCGCCAACGCGGTGCCGAGCGGTGAACCGACCCGGGCCGCGAACTCGCGCGCCCGGTCCCGTTCACCGGCGGTCAGCGCCCCCAACGCAGAAATGATCGTCACCGGCCCAGCTTCGCAAACCCGTCGACCCGTCGTGGCCGGCGGTTGCTCCATCGGTGCGACCCGGTGGAAATCGGGCGGGAGTTGGGGGAACGTCGAAGGGAGTCGGCTCTCGGTCCGTGGAGGTGGCGGTCGTGGCGCGTGTCCGTTTGGTTCCGGGAGGCCGTGAAGTGGACCTCGACTGCCTTTCCGCCGCCGACCGTTGCGCGATAGTGGCGTTGCGCGGCGAAGTGCGGCGCGGTGATCGGGTGCTGCTCTGCCTCGAACAGCCCGAAGACGACGAGTTGTTCGTGCGGGAGGTCGACGGCCGGTATTTCGCGAGCCACTTCGCGGGCGGGCGGCCCGGTTCGCACGGCGCGCACGAGATCGTGGCGGAGACCGACGAGCACCAGCGGCAGCGGGAGTACTGGTACCGCGCGGGGCAGGATGCCGAGTTCTCCAGCGAGAGGTCCTTTCGCACGTCCGCCGGGAACGTGCTCGACGTGGCGATCCACGGCCGGACGCGTACCGGCGTGCAACTCGAACACTCCCGCCTCACCGCGGCGGTCGCGCACCAGCGCACCACGCGTGCGGGTCGGGCCGGCTGGTTGTCGTTGTGGTTCACCGCCGCCGACCGTGTCCCGAAGTGGTTCCACCGGGTGCCGTCGGTGGGCTGCAACCACATCGCGTGGGACGCCCTGCCGCCCAGGGGCACCGCGCAGGCGACGGGGCTGAAGAAGGTGCAGGCCGTCAAGTGCACCGTCCACGACTTCGGCGGCAAGTGCCCGGCCGGGAAGCACCGTCCCTGCGGCAGGTTCCACCCGCAGTTCGTCGCGTGGCACCAGGTCACGTTGGACAAGGTGGCCTACTTCGTCCCGTCCGGGCGCGCGGTGCCGCTGCTGACCCCGCGCCGCGAGGTCGTCCTGGTGCCGCCGGAAGGGCTCGCGCTCTACGAGTCGCTTACCGGACGATCCGCCCGCTACGCCGCCGAAAAGTTCTCGCATTCCGCGGTGCGGTGCGAACAATGCGACAACGCCCTGTTGTGGATCCGTCCGGGCCGGGTCCGCTGCGAACAGTGCGATCCGATCATGAATCTTCCTCGCTCTCCCTACCCGCTCTGACCGCGCGCACGGCGCAGGCCGCAGTTCGGCGTTTTCCGCACTGATGCGGGAGTCTCGCCTCACCTGCGGTTCTTCGCGCGGGGATCACCCGCGCGGTGCCGGCCTGCCGCTGTAGGGGCTAGCGGCCACTGGCGCAGGTGGCCCCGGGAGCCACCGGGGGAATGGCGGAAGTTGCTGTGCCGCAAGTGTTCTCACCCTTGCTGTCCTTTGGTCCAATCGGCCTTCCCGGTAACGGCCCGCACTGCGCCACCGATGCCCGGCGTGGAACCGGGGCCGCGTGGCCTTGGGGGAGAGGCAGGAAAAAGCCATGTCCTTATCCGGTGCCTTCCGGCACAGATCCACCGCGGCGTGGGCACGGCTGCTCGCAGTCGTCGTCTTCGCCGCTGTCCTGGTCCCGGCGGTGGCCGTGCCGCGGGCCGTGGCGGAGGCGGTGGCGGCGGCTCCGGCGGTCGGGTTCACCGAGGTTCCGTCCGGCGCCTCGGTCGGCGAGCCCTACACGTTCTCCGGCACGGTCGGCGAGCCCGCGGCGGTCGCCGCGGTGGAGGTCTCCACGGACGGCGGCGCGCTGTGGCGGCCGGCCGGCTGGTCGGCCGGGGCGACCACGTGGACCTCCCGCTACACGCCCACCACCTCCGGCCAGGCGCAACTGCGGGTCCGGGCGCTCGACGCAGCCCAGGCCACGGTGAGCACCGCGTCGGCGACGCCCTCCGTCGCGCCGCGCACCTGCCCGTGCGGCCTGTGGGGTGACACGGACGCGCCGGGCGTCCCCGACCTCAGCGACGGCGCTGCCGTCGAACTGGGGCTGAAGTGGCGGTCCTCCACGTCCGGGTTCGTGCGCGGCGTCCGCT is a window of Saccharothrix espanaensis DSM 44229 DNA encoding:
- a CDS encoding geranyl diphosphate 2-C-methyltransferase, translating into MTTVAPGVLRTDYQRSVAAYWNAERDPVNIRLGEVDGIYHHHYGIGPYDESVLVGPEETRDARVIAELHRLETAQADFLIDRFAGTGPQDRLLDGGSGRGGTSIMTNRRYGCRVDGVSISEKQVEFANNQAAKWGVADQVRFHFRNMLDTGFETGAFRGVWTNETTMYVDLFDLFGEFSRLVAPGGRYVCITGCYNDLTGGRSKAVSQIDERYTCSVHPRSAYFKAMAANNLVPIEVVDLTPHTIPYWELRERSSVATGVESSFLTAYREGSFHYLMIVADRVPGRR
- a CDS encoding class I SAM-dependent methyltransferase, which encodes MTIISALGALTAGERDRAREFAARVGSPLGTALAEYLGSDADGTVYDRPAAFQAFIDGGGNVGLYEAVSGALTALYDRVRPGALLDVGCGDGRALVPALAGHRPRVTVVEPSTALLRTAVERLPDGLVVDARNTGVEEFVTGPGRHDVAQSTFALHALPHDVRDAVLAALAPHVGTLAVVEFDVPDLSPQRRLEFLAETYERGLAKYDDDRDLVAQGFLMPVLTGQLLPGAVRSTWEQPAAAWVAQVTRAGFADVEITPLFDYWSSPAFLLTATGSA
- a CDS encoding ABC transporter ATP-binding protein, translated to MTGEPDPREGALVTPHWQLDDADRAPRRTLRGLPSATWPVLAMIRRAAPGPALAVVVMQVVSGLAAAFGLFATTGVLTELLASGAAGDRIVAALPQLVLVGAAFGLRGAMDVGVALAHARITPAVRRLAEERLYSASLGADLASFDDSRFYDRMHRARDRGLFFLERAADNLVELIGSLLGIAAAAGSLVVLHPALLPVLLLAVIPDGWAVQRAARLAYASVGRTVALDRRVQMVSDLATEREPAAEIRAYRAEPFVLHEYRVAADPLRDEEVRLATAQARVRGIGRALAGVGLAVTYVVLGLLVRYGWVPLAVAGTAVIAIRVATTALNRLVLAANQLVEQGMYVADYQDFLAAVPDSSAPDSAAPDPSAPDSAAGKPPGAGPPPLDPGRVVLDHVTFSYPESARTAVRDVTLTIEPGETVALVGENGSGKTTLAKLIAGLYPPTSGRVRWGGRDLADVDRRQAADRVMMVLQDPIRWPHTARVNVRVGRHERPDPAGAAVRSAAGQSGADEVVAGLPDEWETLLSKQFRGGVELSGGQWQRLAVARGLYRDAPLLIWDEPTAPLDAKAEFAVYESLRALAADRTVVLITHRLASVRHADRILLLHEGELVEQGTHAALLAAGGRYAELYELQSRMYADA
- a CDS encoding FAD-binding oxidoreductase, with the translated sequence MLDLVTPRDERYALSRTQFIGRPVEVLPRAVARCGSAGEVVEALAFARSRGLPFAIRGGGHSNACHSSTSGLLVDVTPADRITVADGLVTVGGGVRIGRLARALAPLGRLVPTGSCPSVGVVGAALGGGFGSHGRLHGLTCDALVGAEVVLADGRVVGTAGEPDLLWALRGAGGGLGVVTSATFRTVAALPRTHFRLEWGFEHAAALVAWWQRWAPGAPDGVSAELVLLGPQYPEEPPVALLIGAAPDRAAVQAFADDFGRPAVAEIADLSAADAALLHATPYSAVAHDPSEIPLVHDRPGLSTATTGFFARPLPDDAVAALLAHFTADRVMGELREVAFTPWGGGYARTPGDATAFGHRDPAFLVKHTVLVGPGGAARRGEVVLARARAGRDLLRPWGTGGAYVNFPEPGLPDHAYHGANAARVRAVKAHYDPGGAFRPG